CATGTGCAGCTCGCGCACGCGCTTCTCCGCTTCCCGCTGGAACTCCGCGGCGTTCGGCGCGAAATCGGTGTATTTATACCCGAAAAGCTCGTCCGATATTTCGCCGGTCAGAAGCACGCGGATATCAGTCTTCTCGTGTATCGCCTTGCATACGAGGTACATTCCCATACTTGCGCGGACGGTGGTTATGTCGTAGGTGCCGAGCAGGCGGACGACGTCCTCGAGCGAGGCGACGACCTCCTCCGGAGTCATATAGACCTCCGTGTGCTCCGCGCCGATGTAGTCGGCGGCCTGACGGGCGTATTTCAGGTCGATCGCGTCCCCGCTCATGCCGATGGCGAAGGTGCGGATCGGCTTTTCGCTCTTCTTCGCCGCGATAGCGCAGACGAGTGAGGAATCGAGCCCGCCCGAAAGCAGGAAGCCGACCTTCGCGTCGGCGACGAGACGCTTCTCGACGCCGGCGACGAGCTTTTCGCGGATGTTGCGGCAGGCGGTCTCGAGCCCGTCTTCGCAGACGGCGTCCACCTTCGCGATATCGCGGTAGCAGACGAATTCGCCGTCTTTGTAATAGTGCCCCGGAGGGAACGGCATTATCTTATCCGCGAGGCCGACGAGGTTTTTCGCCTCGCTCGCGAACATAATTACGCCGTTTTTGTCGCGGCCGTAATACAGCGGGCGTATGCCTATTGGATCGCGCGCGGCGATATATTCGTCCGTCCTGCCGTCGTAGATAACGCAGGCGAACTCCGCGTCGAGCATCCCGAACATATCCGTTCCGTACTCGAAGTACATAGGGAGCAGTATCTCGCAATCGCTGCCGCTCTTAAACGTATAGCCCTTTTCAATAAGGCGGGCGCGCTCCGCTTCAAAGCCGTAAAGCTCTCCGTTGCACACGGCGCAGCAGCCGTTCAGCGTGAACGGCTGCATGCCGGAGGGCGTGAGCCCCATTATGGACAGTCTGTGAAAAGCGAGCAGACCTTCGCCCGTATTTGTCACGCGGCTCTCGTCAGGCCCGCGCGAAACCGTGCGCGAGAAGCCCTCGATGAACGCGCCGACGTCGGCGACGGGTCCGCAGTAACCGAAAATCGAACACATATCGCTTTACCTACTCCACGTCCTGAAGGGCGTCGTAGCCCTCCTCGC
This region of Clostridia bacterium genomic DNA includes:
- the asnB gene encoding asparagine synthase B; translated protein: MCSIFGYCGPVADVGAFIEGFSRTVSRGPDESRVTNTGEGLLAFHRLSIMGLTPSGMQPFTLNGCCAVCNGELYGFEAERARLIEKGYTFKSGSDCEILLPMYFEYGTDMFGMLDAEFACVIYDGRTDEYIAARDPIGIRPLYYGRDKNGVIMFASEAKNLVGLADKIMPFPPGHYYKDGEFVCYRDIAKVDAVCEDGLETACRNIREKLVAGVEKRLVADAKVGFLLSGGLDSSLVCAIAAKKSEKPIRTFAIGMSGDAIDLKYARQAADYIGAEHTEVYMTPEEVVASLEDVVRLLGTYDITTVRASMGMYLVCKAIHEKTDIRVLLTGEISDELFGYKYTDFAPNAAEFQREAEKRVRELHMYDVLRADRCISVNSLEARVPFGDLDFVKYVMELDPGIKMNVYGKGKYLLRHAFEGFGYLPDGILWREKAAFSDAVGHSMVDYLKEYAESVYTDAEFESRRVKYGHARPFTKESLLYREIFEKYYPGQSEMIAGFWMPNKSWEGCDVDDPSARVLSNYGESGK